One Maribacter cobaltidurans genomic window carries:
- the traM gene encoding conjugative transposon protein TraM, which translates to MKVEKNKIVFAAVLAVIFIFLISYSVMVMGDDDSENESLQQTLVPDLEEDQKEYESKLDAINDLKEVRETNAPSIYDEKLIDSLGFYDPDLIEREKERIVDSIYDAGKIKYSEKRYQNLGQRRAPQKTIPKVDSAEVKRTQKIEAKELGLEHQLFFAAAPKPNEVSIIGNTDETIYVVVDGDQVVQANTRLRMRLTKSATINGKLMPKNTPIFGFISFQPNRALIEIENIKHHPTKLKAFDLQDGSEGIYVENNFREEATREVLDDVIGDINIPSVPQVGELTQVFRRSNRRVKVTVLNNYRLILKPKL; encoded by the coding sequence ATGAAAGTTGAGAAAAACAAAATAGTATTTGCAGCGGTATTGGCCGTGATTTTCATATTCCTCATTTCCTATTCCGTAATGGTAATGGGCGATGATGACAGCGAGAACGAAAGCCTACAACAGACTTTAGTGCCTGATTTGGAAGAAGACCAGAAAGAATACGAGTCCAAGCTCGATGCGATTAACGACCTGAAGGAAGTGCGCGAAACCAATGCACCCAGCATCTATGATGAAAAGTTGATTGATTCCTTGGGCTTTTACGACCCAGATTTAATAGAACGTGAAAAAGAACGCATTGTTGACAGTATCTATGATGCAGGCAAGATTAAGTATTCCGAAAAGCGATATCAAAATTTGGGGCAAAGGCGAGCACCCCAAAAAACTATACCAAAAGTGGATTCAGCTGAAGTTAAAAGAACTCAAAAAATTGAAGCTAAGGAACTGGGCTTGGAACATCAACTGTTCTTTGCCGCTGCGCCAAAACCCAATGAAGTTTCAATTATCGGCAACACGGACGAAACGATTTATGTAGTAGTGGATGGCGACCAAGTTGTTCAAGCAAATACCCGATTACGGATGCGCCTTACCAAATCTGCTACTATCAATGGTAAACTGATGCCAAAGAACACACCCATTTTCGGGTTTATCAGTTTTCAGCCTAATCGTGCATTGATTGAGATTGAGAATATAAAACACCATCCCACCAAACTTAAAGCCTTCGATTTGCAAGACGGTAGCGAGGGTATCTATGTTGAGAACAACTTTAGAGAAGAAGCTACAAGAGAGGTACTCGATGATGTTATTGGTGATATTAATATCCCGAGTGTACCACAAGTTGGCGAACTTACACAAGTTTTCAGGCGTTCTAACCGAAGGGTAAAAGTAACCGTACTGAACAATTACAGATTAATTCTAAAACCTAAATTATGA
- a CDS encoding winged helix-turn-helix domain-containing protein — protein MARETAVEESGQIGGVRGGLKGGQIEKIIDAISELTLWQKQVLKLIAADNRISRSGIAEVLNVNESAIQKHLNNLKDAGYIERQGGTRGYWEVNLAKKIIQSIKKALFLLVLY, from the coding sequence ATGGCCAGAGAAACTGCTGTTGAAGAAAGTGGCCAAATAGGTGGTGTAAGGGGTGGTCTAAAAGGTGGTCAAATCGAAAAAATCATAGATGCTATTTCAGAATTGACCCTTTGGCAAAAGCAAGTACTAAAATTGATTGCCGCAGATAACCGCATAAGCCGTTCAGGAATAGCAGAAGTCCTAAATGTAAATGAATCCGCAATTCAGAAGCATCTAAACAACTTAAAGGATGCTGGATATATAGAGCGTCAAGGGGGAACAAGGGGTTATTGGGAAGTTAATCTCGCAAAAAAAATAATACAGTCTATTAAAAAGGCCCTTTTTCTCTTGGTCCTTTATTAG
- a CDS encoding N-acetylmuramoyl-L-alanine amidase family protein produces MKKVLKNVSFVFLLLKMCIVFGQETSTQKRIVIDVGHGGKDSGAIGINGIQEKDVALNIANTILKLNDKSDTPLDIYLTRYTDTLISLFDRTKLAKALKADLFVSLHCNHSDNSSARGIEIYVAGATSKYSDDVTWLAFQLQAVLNKQLGYESRGVKFADFQVLRETINHCPSLLLELGFLSNEDEGKFISDSNNIQPIALTILQSLQKH; encoded by the coding sequence ATGAAAAAAGTGCTCAAAAACGTCAGTTTTGTCTTTTTGCTTTTGAAAATGTGCATCGTTTTCGGACAGGAAACGAGTACTCAAAAACGAATTGTAATTGATGTTGGACACGGTGGAAAAGATTCGGGTGCAATTGGTATAAATGGCATCCAAGAAAAGGATGTTGCGCTCAATATTGCGAATACCATTCTGAAATTGAATGATAAATCGGATACCCCATTGGATATTTATTTGACCAGGTACACCGATACACTCATTTCTTTATTTGATAGAACGAAGTTGGCTAAAGCCCTTAAAGCTGATTTGTTTGTGTCCTTGCATTGTAATCATTCGGATAATTCGAGTGCAAGAGGCATTGAAATTTATGTGGCAGGTGCAACATCCAAATATTCTGATGATGTCACTTGGCTTGCATTTCAGCTACAAGCTGTACTCAATAAACAATTAGGATATGAAAGTAGAGGTGTAAAGTTTGCCGACTTCCAAGTGCTTCGGGAAACTATTAATCATTGTCCCTCGCTTCTTTTGGAATTGGGATTTTTGAGTAATGAGGATGAAGGCAAGTTTATTTCTGATTCCAATAACATCCAACCTATTGCATTGACCATATTACAATCCCTTCAAAAACATTAG
- a CDS encoding helix-turn-helix domain-containing protein produces the protein MPTSIITTDDLREFKMELLDDIKSLLAKQASGKIKKYLKSAEVMDLLQVSPGTLQNLRINGTLPYTKVGGIIYYDAEEIQKVMDANRVHHGINS, from the coding sequence ATGCCGACAAGTATCATCACCACAGACGACCTTCGGGAATTCAAGATGGAATTGCTCGATGACATCAAAAGTCTTTTAGCCAAACAGGCTTCTGGAAAAATCAAGAAGTATCTAAAATCTGCCGAAGTAATGGATTTGCTTCAAGTAAGTCCTGGCACACTGCAAAATCTTCGCATCAATGGCACCTTGCCATACACTAAGGTAGGCGGAATCATCTATTATGATGCTGAGGAAATTCAAAAGGTAATGGATGCCAACCGTGTGCATCACGGAATAAATTCCTGA
- a CDS encoding ATPase: MDNPSKITEGGVEYSLGKFDGKSVLYDFPKILIYLNAKGKLLFGKKFRIYDEDKDILLKLCSYFIKDKENCTTYGIDIDKGILLSGPVGCGKTSLMKLLRHLVPLQRPYEMIPCRNVTFSFNHLGFKTVEEYGNTKFYCFDDLGVEPSGRFYGKDLNVMGEVLLSRYELYLDTKRKIKTHATTNLNAEELEVRYGNRVRSRMREFFNLIAFDTKAVDKRK, from the coding sequence ATGGACAACCCCTCTAAAATTACTGAAGGTGGCGTGGAATATTCGCTGGGAAAATTCGATGGTAAAAGCGTTCTCTACGATTTCCCTAAAATTCTGATTTACCTGAATGCCAAGGGCAAACTGTTGTTCGGAAAGAAATTCAGGATTTATGATGAGGACAAAGATATTTTACTGAAGCTTTGTTCCTACTTTATCAAGGATAAAGAAAACTGTACAACCTACGGCATAGATATAGACAAAGGCATTTTACTTTCTGGACCGGTAGGTTGTGGGAAAACCAGTTTGATGAAATTATTACGCCATTTGGTTCCCTTGCAACGCCCTTATGAAATGATTCCCTGCCGTAACGTAACATTTAGCTTTAACCATTTAGGATTTAAAACAGTTGAGGAATATGGTAACACCAAATTCTATTGTTTTGATGATTTAGGGGTAGAACCTTCCGGTAGGTTCTACGGAAAGGATCTGAATGTGATGGGCGAGGTACTGCTATCCCGATATGAACTCTATCTTGACACGAAACGCAAAATTAAAACCCACGCCACTACCAACCTCAATGCCGAAGAATTGGAAGTGCGTTATGGTAACCGTGTCCGAAGTAGAATGCGAGAGTTCTTTAATCTGATTGCTTTTGACACAAAGGCTGTGGACAAAAGGAAGTAG
- a CDS encoding HsdM family class I SAM-dependent methyltransferase encodes MIDFDIIENLGLDKAVSVTSESNQISESQLVVINQVKDFGIDEIYFSTDENHNSYPAVFLKKVEKFDDRALHQIAKTQKKIWNFKKVIFLYVYSETEIRIYNCAEKPLIIKSDDFDYKKELKTLEIESYKLKDKTKLTQLQNLFSTIAIDTGIIWTLEEAYEIRKKISLQRRVDKYLVESLTYTAKQLQAEGLEIDLIHKIIMRSLFLLYLEDRGATDEKFYSEIKKGAKSYFDILDDADKTYSLFKKLEEYFNGNVFTIDSNESISREHLKIIRKCFINGNDNTLQQNLFEDLRLFDFSIIQIELLSEIYENFLAEINPTLKQDTGTYYTPPSLVELILNEKLPISRTEKEFNIKVLDPTCGSGIFLVESFKRLVKRYENANSEKLTDFNKLKKLLTDNIFGIEIHPQSIKVAAFSLYLALVDNLNPKTIWQNKDYRLPYLINDPLDETLVEQGNNLFRSDTIQQNPEVEQIEFDLVVGNPPFGTKNLSQSIRDYSDKYGFAKEMVLPFLHKATKIAENGEIALIFNTKVLTNTNGKYQSFRQWLFNECYVEKIYNFSILRKVPEDFGGQLFGSATGPISVIFYRKNAPKKKSNTIIYYAPKTYIKSNVIEGVSIDSTDLKYLPREECQKPSTKIWKVAMWGGMSDFDIIKRISKKTVSMEAFLKNNKNGWSLPRAGLNGDREHQDFIPEQVINSRYIQRFYTPTDALQKNDKYFRNIDQNLFKPPYVLFKKGQKNRKLTASYIDYFAYCTTACYIFNGNVESDEKKALTAIFNSKITTYILFMVSSSWGIEREQIFMDEVMDTPAIINLLNQENLSKIVGHFDKIMSGIKSDFLKKDYSQLEEKIDKVILKDVLGMTDREMVIINDSLEYSLDLFENKQKSKALLPIADVTNYAKRISSEINEFLNNQEIICGATTFRMPYYSPLMMIKLSFGTKKGGLIKSKENLDNELRQLDKVLWQKKATNIYFRKKLNYKTGNEIFIVRPNQRRFWTQSMAIEDASELILEILNEV; translated from the coding sequence ATGATTGATTTTGATATAATAGAAAATTTAGGCTTGGACAAGGCCGTCTCTGTTACTTCGGAATCTAATCAAATTTCTGAAAGTCAGCTAGTTGTAATTAATCAAGTGAAAGACTTCGGTATTGATGAAATTTATTTCAGTACCGACGAAAATCATAATAGTTATCCTGCGGTTTTTTTAAAAAAGGTTGAAAAATTTGATGACCGTGCTCTTCATCAAATTGCAAAGACTCAAAAAAAAATCTGGAACTTCAAAAAGGTAATTTTTCTTTACGTTTATTCGGAAACTGAAATCCGTATATACAATTGTGCCGAGAAACCTCTTATAATCAAATCAGATGATTTTGACTATAAGAAGGAACTTAAAACGCTCGAAATTGAGTCTTATAAGCTCAAAGATAAAACCAAACTCACACAGCTTCAAAATCTTTTTTCCACTATTGCTATTGATACAGGTATCATATGGACATTAGAAGAAGCTTATGAGATTAGAAAGAAGATAAGCCTTCAGCGAAGGGTTGATAAATACCTTGTAGAGAGCCTTACCTATACCGCTAAGCAATTACAAGCGGAAGGCTTAGAAATAGACCTAATTCATAAAATAATAATGCGTTCTCTATTCCTATTGTATTTAGAGGATAGAGGCGCAACCGATGAAAAGTTCTATTCAGAAATCAAAAAAGGAGCGAAGTCTTATTTTGACATTCTAGACGATGCAGATAAAACATACTCACTATTTAAGAAACTGGAAGAATATTTTAATGGTAATGTGTTTACCATAGATAGCAATGAGTCAATTTCTAGAGAACATCTAAAAATTATCCGAAAGTGTTTTATCAACGGTAATGATAATACCTTACAGCAGAATCTTTTTGAAGATCTACGCCTATTCGATTTTAGCATTATTCAAATAGAATTATTAAGTGAAATCTATGAAAATTTCTTGGCTGAAATAAACCCTACTTTAAAACAAGATACTGGCACTTATTATACACCACCGTCACTAGTTGAACTCATATTAAATGAGAAATTACCAATCTCTAGGACAGAAAAAGAATTTAACATTAAGGTCTTAGACCCAACGTGTGGTTCGGGGATTTTTTTGGTTGAAAGTTTCAAACGTTTGGTAAAGCGTTACGAAAATGCCAATTCGGAAAAACTTACGGATTTTAATAAGCTGAAGAAGCTACTAACGGATAATATATTTGGTATAGAAATACATCCCCAATCCATCAAGGTAGCAGCTTTTAGTCTTTATCTGGCTTTAGTTGACAACTTGAATCCTAAGACGATTTGGCAAAACAAAGATTATCGCTTACCATATTTGATAAATGACCCTTTGGATGAGACTCTAGTTGAACAAGGTAATAATCTATTCCGAAGTGATACTATTCAACAAAATCCTGAAGTAGAACAAATCGAGTTTGATTTGGTGGTTGGAAACCCGCCTTTCGGCACTAAGAATCTATCTCAATCTATTCGAGATTATAGCGATAAATATGGATTCGCGAAGGAAATGGTTCTACCGTTTTTACACAAGGCAACCAAAATTGCAGAGAATGGCGAAATTGCCTTAATATTTAATACTAAGGTATTGACAAACACTAATGGTAAATATCAATCATTTCGACAATGGCTTTTTAATGAATGCTATGTAGAAAAGATATATAATTTTTCAATTCTAAGGAAAGTGCCTGAGGATTTTGGGGGTCAATTATTTGGTTCAGCAACTGGACCGATTAGCGTAATATTTTACAGAAAAAATGCCCCTAAAAAGAAATCTAACACAATTATTTATTACGCCCCAAAAACATATATAAAATCAAATGTTATTGAAGGTGTAAGTATTGATAGTACTGATTTAAAATATCTTCCTAGAGAGGAATGTCAAAAACCATCCACTAAAATTTGGAAGGTTGCTATGTGGGGCGGAATGAGCGACTTCGATATTATCAAGAGAATATCAAAGAAAACAGTCTCAATGGAGGCTTTTTTGAAAAACAACAAAAATGGTTGGAGCTTGCCTAGGGCAGGACTAAATGGAGACAGAGAGCATCAAGATTTTATTCCAGAGCAAGTAATTAATTCAAGGTACATCCAAAGATTTTATACACCTACTGATGCCTTGCAAAAGAATGATAAGTATTTTAGGAATATAGACCAAAATCTGTTTAAACCGCCATATGTATTATTTAAAAAAGGACAGAAGAATAGAAAGTTAACCGCATCATATATTGATTACTTCGCATATTGTACAACAGCCTGTTACATATTTAACGGAAATGTAGAGAGTGATGAAAAGAAAGCGCTGACAGCTATTTTCAACTCAAAAATTACTACCTATATTTTATTTATGGTTAGTTCTTCCTGGGGAATAGAAAGAGAGCAAATTTTTATGGATGAAGTGATGGATACGCCAGCAATTATAAATTTGCTCAATCAAGAAAACTTATCGAAAATTGTAGGTCATTTTGATAAAATTATGAGTGGGATTAAATCAGATTTTCTGAAAAAGGATTATTCCCAGTTAGAAGAAAAGATTGACAAGGTAATTTTGAAAGATGTTTTGGGAATGACTGATAGAGAAATGGTCATAATAAATGATAGTCTGGAATATAGTCTTGACCTATTCGAAAATAAGCAAAAATCCAAAGCTCTATTACCGATAGCAGATGTAACAAACTATGCAAAACGAATCTCTTCGGAAATAAACGAATTTCTTAATAATCAAGAAATCATTTGTGGTGCTACAACTTTTAGAATGCCATACTATTCACCATTGATGATGATTAAATTGTCTTTTGGAACTAAAAAGGGAGGTTTAATAAAATCTAAGGAAAATTTAGATAATGAACTAAGACAACTCGACAAGGTACTATGGCAAAAGAAGGCAACTAACATCTATTTCAGAAAAAAATTAAATTATAAAACAGGCAACGAGATTTTTATTGTTCGTCCCAATCAGAGACGATTCTGGACTCAATCTATGGCGATTGAAGACGCTTCGGAATTAATACTGGAAATTCTTAATGAGGTATAG
- a CDS encoding DUF4138 domain-containing protein, with protein sequence MRAKIIILAIMISTFVPRPCSAQATANAQKTYLLDTIYANDTKNVALFFPEPIRQGITGSDNFVFTYNREKEQYFGLLQAKPGKESNLLVVNRNGSIFSYIVRYKKQLSKLNYFIPASNSIGNERPIVTDSILAESSEERVDNRTYYYQKFCSYLLNRKQRIGRIKKRSEGIVLNVENIVFDKEELYFVIRIENNSTLDYDLNFLNLSIETRQKGKRKSLQRLYQEPIYKHNLASKIVEGQTVRFVYVLPKFSLSNDRRAILELNEKDGERNIEMKLSHRYINNPN encoded by the coding sequence ATGAGAGCAAAAATTATAATATTAGCAATAATGATTTCCACTTTCGTACCTCGACCTTGCTCGGCGCAGGCTACAGCGAATGCACAAAAGACGTACCTACTTGATACCATTTATGCGAACGACACCAAAAACGTTGCACTATTCTTTCCAGAACCTATTCGGCAAGGCATAACCGGTTCAGATAATTTCGTCTTTACCTACAATCGTGAGAAAGAACAGTATTTTGGCCTGTTACAAGCCAAGCCTGGAAAGGAAAGTAATTTACTGGTAGTCAACCGAAATGGCTCGATTTTTTCGTATATTGTAAGGTATAAAAAACAGCTTTCTAAGCTCAATTATTTCATTCCAGCATCCAATAGTATCGGGAATGAAAGGCCGATTGTAACCGATTCAATTCTTGCTGAATCCTCTGAAGAGCGTGTAGATAACAGAACCTATTATTACCAAAAATTCTGCTCGTATTTGCTCAACAGAAAACAGCGCATAGGTAGAATCAAAAAGCGAAGTGAAGGTATAGTTTTGAATGTTGAGAATATCGTTTTTGATAAAGAAGAACTGTACTTCGTTATCCGGATTGAGAATAATTCTACTTTGGATTATGATTTGAATTTCTTGAACCTTTCGATTGAGACACGACAGAAAGGAAAAAGAAAATCGCTACAACGTTTGTATCAAGAGCCAATTTATAAACATAATCTGGCTTCAAAAATTGTAGAAGGTCAAACGGTACGGTTCGTTTATGTGTTGCCCAAATTTTCATTATCCAATGACCGTAGGGCAATTTTAGAACTGAATGAAAAGGATGGCGAACGGAATATTGAAATGAAACTATCACACAGATATATTAATAACCCAAATTAA
- a CDS encoding TraG family conjugative transposon ATPase, giving the protein MNKINLSKYQPIADIQDNIVFVNNGNVVLCYKGNLPEIYSLSEKDFEDMHGAWFQALKSLPVGTVVHKQDIYLKKSYSSEQLPNKTFLEKVTHEHFKGRGYIKHKCYLFFILTKNKALNNSKYVNPFRKVSKGIVQELDDNVKSFVNSVSDSVSFINNSRKMEFISLKAKEIQQLTNDYFNGFNEGFDTDIILEKKSVNIGKNHFDALAINSELCFGESVQSSKTNEKFTSDDFVFHQGFIDGLGLTLNENHIVNQILYLDDKQKWRKLLDKKIEELNKSSNFGSQNKVVLGKIQRILDQINADDNARIIRGHLNIVYWSKDAKELDKITSKIKTEFKELDIIPYYPRGEERKNYILNSYCCFSSNFSNNDLYVTDLKHALCLFINNTNYKSDPTGIIFNDREHNIPVLKDVWDERKKRIKARNFAIFAPTGEGKSFLANNILRQYFESGVRLVIIDLGGSYTKFAKLYPEKYTVLRYESGKNLGINPFYISNANDLTPERLEDLSVFLFELFASDLKVTKAQSVSVKKILRHYYDSTSENHSLDGFYSFIERNQKDLLSTLKIHPDYFNVTSFLHVMSEYVGDGLYSFLFEVSEDQTYKIEDKRLIVFELDEVKDNKEILSVMLKLIKSAIQRTIWKNRAEKGIILFDEFAKQLKFDNVLESVEFYYQAIRKQNGAIGIILQSINQLPNNSTSASILENTQVIYSLNNEKGYDELVKRLNLSSHDLNQLKSIKNNLTGPRKYTEMFIKIGRESNIFRLEVPKEVYAAYLTDGKENEEIMNLYNEHRDMQKAIIQFTSKT; this is encoded by the coding sequence ATGAATAAGATTAACCTTTCTAAATATCAACCGATTGCAGATATTCAGGACAATATCGTGTTTGTCAATAATGGCAATGTGGTTTTGTGCTATAAAGGGAATCTACCCGAAATTTATTCGTTGTCCGAAAAGGATTTTGAGGATATGCACGGTGCTTGGTTTCAGGCTCTGAAATCATTGCCTGTTGGGACTGTGGTTCATAAACAGGATATCTACCTCAAAAAATCCTATTCTTCAGAACAGCTTCCGAATAAAACTTTTTTAGAGAAAGTAACACACGAGCATTTTAAAGGTCGTGGATACATAAAACATAAGTGTTATCTGTTCTTCATTTTGACCAAGAACAAGGCACTTAATAATTCAAAATATGTTAATCCTTTCAGAAAAGTTTCAAAGGGAATCGTGCAAGAACTGGATGACAACGTTAAGAGCTTTGTCAACTCGGTAAGTGATTCTGTATCCTTTATCAATAATAGCCGAAAGATGGAATTCATTTCGCTTAAAGCGAAAGAGATTCAGCAACTCACAAATGACTATTTCAATGGTTTCAATGAAGGCTTTGATACCGACATCATATTAGAAAAGAAAAGCGTCAATATTGGCAAAAACCATTTTGATGCCCTGGCCATCAATAGCGAACTGTGCTTTGGCGAAAGTGTACAGAGTAGCAAGACCAATGAGAAATTCACTTCTGACGATTTTGTGTTTCATCAAGGGTTTATTGATGGTTTAGGGCTTACGCTAAACGAGAACCACATCGTCAACCAAATCCTGTATCTGGATGACAAACAGAAATGGCGAAAACTGCTGGATAAGAAAATCGAGGAACTGAACAAAAGTTCAAATTTCGGTTCGCAGAACAAAGTGGTGCTTGGGAAGATTCAACGTATCCTTGACCAAATAAATGCAGATGACAATGCACGAATCATTCGTGGTCATTTGAACATCGTGTATTGGTCTAAAGATGCCAAAGAACTCGATAAGATAACCTCAAAAATCAAGACCGAGTTTAAGGAACTGGATATCATCCCATACTATCCACGAGGCGAAGAACGGAAGAATTATATTCTGAACAGCTACTGCTGTTTTTCATCCAATTTCTCGAATAATGATTTATATGTAACAGATTTAAAACACGCACTCTGCCTGTTTATCAATAACACCAATTACAAGTCCGATCCAACCGGAATCATCTTTAACGACCGTGAGCATAACATTCCTGTTTTAAAAGATGTCTGGGACGAGCGCAAGAAACGCATCAAGGCACGGAACTTTGCCATTTTTGCACCAACGGGCGAAGGCAAATCGTTTTTGGCCAATAATATTTTACGCCAATATTTTGAGAGTGGTGTCCGCCTTGTCATTATCGATTTGGGTGGTTCTTACACCAAGTTTGCCAAACTCTATCCTGAAAAATATACCGTGCTTCGCTATGAAAGTGGAAAGAACTTGGGCATAAATCCATTTTACATCAGCAATGCAAATGACCTCACACCGGAACGGTTAGAGGATTTGTCGGTGTTCCTTTTTGAACTGTTTGCTTCGGATCTGAAAGTGACAAAAGCGCAATCGGTTTCCGTCAAAAAGATACTGCGCCATTATTATGACAGCACTTCAGAAAACCACTCTTTGGATGGTTTTTACAGCTTTATAGAAAGGAATCAGAAAGACCTTTTGAGCACCCTTAAAATCCATCCCGACTATTTCAATGTTACGAGCTTCTTGCACGTGATGTCCGAATATGTCGGCGATGGTCTATATAGTTTTCTATTTGAAGTAAGCGAAGACCAGACCTATAAAATCGAGGACAAGCGATTGATCGTTTTTGAACTGGACGAAGTCAAGGATAATAAGGAAATTTTGTCCGTGATGTTGAAACTGATTAAGTCCGCTATTCAAAGAACGATTTGGAAAAACAGGGCAGAAAAAGGTATCATCCTCTTTGATGAGTTTGCCAAGCAACTGAAGTTTGATAACGTACTGGAAAGTGTCGAGTTCTACTATCAAGCCATCCGAAAACAGAATGGTGCGATTGGGATTATTCTTCAGTCTATCAATCAGCTTCCAAATAATTCCACCTCGGCAAGTATTCTTGAAAACACACAGGTCATTTATAGCCTAAACAATGAGAAGGGTTATGACGAATTGGTCAAAAGGCTCAATCTGTCCAGCCACGACCTAAACCAATTAAAATCCATCAAGAATAATCTTACCGGACCACGGAAATACACCGAAATGTTCATCAAAATAGGTAGGGAAAGCAACATTTTCCGTCTCGAAGTTCCGAAGGAAGTATATGCCGCTTACCTAACAGACGGTAAGGAAAATGAGGAAATAATGAATCTCTACAACGAGCATCGGGATATGCAAAAAGCAATCATTCAATTCACATCTAAAACATAA
- a CDS encoding conjugal transfer protein, whose amino-acid sequence MKTKILIIATAFIFLLPARAACQGMPVYDNTNFISLVKQLLESGKQTAEMIKSVKFLKDAKEAIEKVSSVVQQLRAVEEIAQNNQRLINVMQNDLQDILNSPYIKPEEIDRVVASFETIVQNSLDTVDFIDEVLSSDYLKMSDAERAEILKAKELESKQMVSNITTKTKRYRDIISFRKMQDKVNNRETEY is encoded by the coding sequence ATGAAGACAAAAATCTTAATTATCGCAACGGCATTCATCTTTTTACTGCCTGCACGCGCTGCGTGCCAAGGAATGCCTGTTTATGACAATACCAACTTTATCAGTTTGGTAAAGCAACTTTTGGAATCGGGAAAACAGACGGCAGAAATGATAAAGTCCGTCAAATTTTTAAAGGATGCTAAAGAAGCTATTGAGAAAGTATCAAGCGTTGTGCAACAGCTTAGGGCGGTTGAGGAAATCGCACAAAACAATCAGCGCCTTATCAATGTAATGCAAAATGACCTTCAGGATATTCTGAATTCGCCATACATCAAACCCGAGGAAATTGATAGGGTGGTGGCCTCGTTCGAAACCATTGTCCAAAATTCATTGGATACGGTGGATTTTATAGACGAAGTCCTTTCCAGCGATTACCTGAAAATGAGCGATGCCGAACGTGCTGAAATATTGAAAGCAAAAGAACTGGAATCCAAACAAATGGTTTCCAACATCACTACAAAAACGAAACGCTATCGTGACATTATTTCTTTCAGAAAAATGCAGGATAAAGTCAATAACCGAGAAACAGAATATTAA
- a CDS encoding conjugal transfer protein TraK, translating into MKTPYKNIYNVLKLNRFIVLAVVLCSLLSSTFSVWMVFNTNQKALNSAFAINTDGSIIPLKLVTQKENFRVEALAHLELFHNYFYNIDASNYERNLEKALWLGNSSVDNLYRQKKADGVYNRLLQYSLVQKVLSIDSKISESNGAYSFTTTTIFEINRGSIIDTYELVSTGNLIMVDRNFPNNPHGLLITNYFENTLKKLNDES; encoded by the coding sequence ATGAAAACACCATATAAGAATATTTACAACGTCCTAAAACTGAATCGGTTTATCGTTTTAGCAGTCGTTTTATGTTCGTTATTATCAAGCACTTTTTCGGTTTGGATGGTATTCAACACCAATCAAAAGGCGCTCAATAGTGCATTTGCGATTAATACTGATGGCAGTATTATTCCGCTGAAACTCGTTACACAAAAAGAAAATTTCAGGGTGGAAGCTTTGGCGCATCTGGAATTGTTTCACAACTACTTCTATAACATAGATGCGAGCAATTATGAACGTAACTTGGAAAAGGCGCTGTGGTTGGGCAATAGTTCTGTCGATAACTTATATCGCCAGAAAAAAGCGGATGGTGTCTATAATCGGTTACTACAATATTCGCTCGTTCAAAAAGTATTGAGTATTGATTCAAAAATTTCAGAAAGCAACGGTGCGTACAGTTTCACTACGACTACCATTTTTGAAATCAATAGAGGATCTATCATCGATACCTACGAATTGGTTTCCACCGGAAACCTAATTATGGTGGACCGGAACTTTCCCAATAATCCGCACGGACTTTTGATTACGAATTACTTCGAAAACACTTTAAAAAAACTGAATGATGAAAGTTGA